A window of the Radiobacillus deserti genome harbors these coding sequences:
- a CDS encoding LiaI-LiaF-like domain-containing protein, translated as MKKQHLFTAYILIGIGVYFLLRQLKLPLLTDFYSWPTLLMILGIAFLIHSYSARDYSNILPGVILLGIGIHSFAIAHYPFWINHWGMYLIIIGTAFLLRYAKTKSGLLPGILLVALGLFAIFSRNTPAWFSWINQIFHIFETFWPLTLIAIGVYIVFRKK; from the coding sequence TTGAAAAAGCAACATTTATTCACTGCCTATATTCTGATTGGAATTGGAGTCTACTTCCTACTTAGACAACTAAAGCTACCTTTATTAACGGATTTTTACTCATGGCCAACGTTATTAATGATTTTAGGGATCGCATTCCTCATTCATAGTTATAGTGCAAGAGATTACTCGAACATCCTACCAGGTGTCATCCTTTTAGGGATTGGAATTCATTCATTCGCGATTGCTCATTATCCCTTTTGGATCAATCATTGGGGGATGTATTTAATTATTATAGGCACTGCTTTTTTATTGAGGTATGCCAAAACTAAATCCGGATTACTTCCTGGGATTCTTTTAGTAGCACTTGGATTATTCGCCATCTTCTCTAGAAATACACCAGCTTGGTTCTCATGGATTAATCAAATCTTTCACATCTTTGAAACCTTCTGGCCGTTAACCTTAATCGCGATCGGAGTATAT